In one window of Paenarthrobacter nicotinovorans DNA:
- a CDS encoding choice-of-anchor G family protein — MTLRRPLSEPLRRAFLNRPRRSILVAAVAAISLAATTSITTAAWTDSEWVKSAVGVSSPGDCSTNSMFTNQAWARELHGTVLNTNLDTVAGVQGLKVLNNGTTASPTPVSAVLVPGTTDAYVTKIPVTALGSSPVSVGLGLGVPVGGLGTYTQWARSQKSGQAQGASGLVSDQTGAVDVAGTAQGAGSAPKAASISLGNIVPASLSGVTLDVGAIASSSKVDSCVMTNGWPMLDTTPTVQRQYGIAGLDLTAAIPAVGTLSTSGASLVGTVPAQLNALLGTGGLTTGISDGVSALINPLLGTLSLGSISTTATLSAPDLTGVTAMMTESMTDGIVTVNLGTGTVKVNIAALTGSSVTGLNGMEPNHAVVLDAATTTAVTSRVTALLDSWKNRVLAALTTALRAITLNATTNITLKLAGLNAATIGVKIGAATGASTGISLGDFLDGTATAPQVTANVIGLDLGGVVAALLGPITSALLTGTNNVVKTVLNATIFNTGLVANLGTSLQALITPVINAVGPVLTAVRTLVAINVNVQPDQSWPGTKPADVTAAAGEYKVSAIRVGLVDSAGLLSLSLGSSSAGPAALVVP; from the coding sequence ATGACGCTCCGACGCCCGCTGAGCGAACCCCTGCGCCGGGCATTCCTCAACCGTCCACGCCGCTCGATTCTCGTGGCAGCAGTAGCCGCCATCAGCCTGGCCGCCACCACAAGCATCACCACAGCTGCGTGGACGGACAGCGAATGGGTGAAAAGCGCCGTAGGCGTAAGTTCGCCCGGAGACTGCAGCACAAACTCCATGTTCACCAACCAGGCCTGGGCGAGGGAACTGCACGGCACAGTGCTCAACACCAATCTGGACACCGTGGCAGGGGTCCAGGGGCTGAAAGTGCTGAACAACGGCACCACCGCTTCGCCCACCCCGGTCTCTGCGGTGCTGGTGCCCGGCACTACGGACGCTTATGTCACCAAAATTCCGGTGACGGCCTTGGGCAGCAGCCCGGTCTCGGTGGGGCTGGGATTGGGTGTTCCCGTAGGCGGCCTGGGGACGTATACGCAGTGGGCGCGCTCGCAGAAAAGCGGGCAGGCCCAGGGCGCTTCGGGGCTGGTGTCGGACCAGACGGGTGCAGTGGATGTCGCAGGGACAGCGCAGGGAGCAGGCAGTGCCCCGAAAGCGGCCAGTATTTCGCTGGGCAACATCGTTCCTGCCTCCTTGTCCGGGGTGACCCTTGATGTTGGGGCGATTGCATCGTCCTCCAAGGTGGATAGCTGTGTCATGACCAACGGGTGGCCGATGCTGGACACCACACCTACCGTCCAGCGCCAGTACGGGATTGCCGGGCTGGACCTGACGGCGGCGATTCCCGCCGTCGGGACGTTGTCCACCAGCGGGGCTTCACTGGTGGGGACGGTTCCTGCGCAACTGAATGCGTTGCTGGGGACGGGTGGGTTGACTACCGGGATCTCCGACGGGGTCTCGGCACTGATCAACCCGTTGCTGGGGACATTGTCGCTCGGGTCCATCAGCACCACTGCGACGCTCTCTGCCCCGGATCTGACCGGGGTCACCGCCATGATGACCGAGTCCATGACTGACGGGATTGTCACCGTCAACCTGGGAACCGGGACGGTCAAGGTCAACATCGCGGCCCTGACCGGCAGCTCGGTGACTGGTTTGAACGGCATGGAACCCAATCACGCTGTCGTTCTGGATGCGGCCACGACGACGGCGGTGACCTCCAGGGTTACTGCCTTGCTGGATTCGTGGAAGAACCGGGTGCTGGCTGCGCTGACTACCGCGCTGCGCGCCATCACATTGAACGCCACCACCAACATCACCCTGAAACTGGCCGGGCTCAACGCAGCGACCATCGGCGTCAAGATAGGCGCGGCCACCGGCGCCAGCACAGGTATATCTCTGGGCGACTTCCTGGATGGCACCGCCACGGCACCCCAAGTAACCGCCAACGTCATTGGCCTGGATTTGGGAGGTGTGGTGGCTGCTTTGCTGGGACCCATTACCTCGGCCCTCCTCACTGGAACCAACAACGTGGTGAAGACCGTCCTCAACGCCACCATCTTCAACACCGGCCTGGTTGCCAACCTGGGTACAAGCCTGCAGGCCTTGATCACACCGGTGATTAACGCCGTCGGGCCAGTCCTGACAGCTGTCCGGACGCTGGTGGCCATCAATGTCAACGTCCAGCCCGATCAGAGCTGGCCCGGCACCAAACCGGCGGATGTCACTGCTGCGGCGGGAGAATACAAGGTCTCGGCCATTCGCGTGGGGCTGGTGGACAGTGCCGGCCTGCTGAGCCTGTCGTTGGGGAGTTCGTCGGCCGGTCCTGCCGCCCTGGTTGTCCCCTGA
- a CDS encoding sensor histidine kinase, with protein MRTGELPRDSMLSRKGLPVPGPGLDIAVPVPSERLQNLVELARTVCGQPVTAINIITEDLQYQVATAGLEPYLCSREDSMCAVGFQSGASTVVEDASLDARYRDNPFVDGRRGAIRFYASVPLVSDDGFVLGTLCAGARETGRLSDRQRQGLEILAAEVVEALALEHRARELAEALAEAQRSNALLAEFAGRISHDLRNPLTSILGFVELSQMEAQDAADATIAQYLDVVANSGQRMLSMVEDVLAYATIGGDVRPAQISLKALMEDVVQDLAASLEANGASVDCHDLVFSADPGQMRVLLQNLIHNSVTYTRPGVPPAIHVTGERTDEGATFRVIDNGKGISEHDRDRVLDPLVRLHREDDPPGTGLGLATCARIVGAAGGRLEIGSAPGGGTAVSIHLGSGS; from the coding sequence ATGAGAACAGGCGAGTTACCCAGGGATTCGATGCTCTCCCGCAAGGGCCTTCCCGTCCCCGGACCGGGGCTGGACATCGCTGTTCCCGTACCCTCGGAGCGGCTGCAGAACCTGGTGGAGTTGGCCCGGACGGTGTGCGGACAACCGGTGACGGCCATCAACATCATCACGGAGGATCTGCAGTACCAAGTGGCCACGGCCGGCCTGGAGCCGTATCTATGCAGCCGCGAGGATTCGATGTGTGCCGTCGGTTTCCAAAGCGGGGCCTCCACGGTGGTGGAAGATGCATCGCTTGATGCGCGGTACAGGGACAACCCGTTTGTGGACGGCCGCCGCGGCGCGATCAGGTTCTACGCTTCCGTGCCGCTGGTCAGCGACGACGGTTTTGTTCTGGGCACGCTCTGCGCCGGCGCACGGGAAACCGGCCGGCTCAGCGACCGGCAACGCCAGGGCCTCGAGATCCTGGCAGCGGAAGTCGTCGAAGCCCTCGCCCTTGAACACCGCGCACGGGAACTGGCCGAGGCGCTGGCCGAGGCGCAGCGCAGCAACGCCCTGCTCGCCGAATTCGCCGGCCGCATCAGCCACGACCTGCGCAATCCACTCACTTCCATCCTCGGCTTCGTCGAACTCAGCCAAATGGAGGCCCAGGACGCCGCCGATGCGACCATTGCCCAGTACCTGGACGTCGTGGCCAATTCCGGGCAAAGGATGCTGAGCATGGTGGAAGACGTCCTTGCCTACGCCACTATCGGCGGAGATGTGCGGCCTGCCCAAATCTCGCTTAAGGCCCTGATGGAAGACGTGGTCCAGGACTTGGCTGCGAGCCTTGAAGCGAACGGGGCTTCCGTGGACTGCCATGATCTTGTGTTCAGTGCCGATCCCGGCCAGATGAGGGTCTTGCTTCAGAACCTGATCCACAACTCGGTCACCTACACCAGACCCGGAGTTCCGCCGGCCATCCACGTCACGGGCGAACGGACGGACGAGGGCGCAACCTTCCGGGTGATCGACAACGGCAAGGGAATCAGCGAACACGACCGTGACCGGGTGCTGGACCCCTTGGTCCGTCTGCACAGGGAAGACGATCCGCCTGGAACAGGCCTCGGCCTGGCAACCTGTGCACGCATCGTGGGCGCAGCCGGTGGACGGCTGGAGATCGGATCCGCACCGGGCGGCGGCACCGCGGTATCCATCCACCTGGGCAGTGGGAGCTGA
- a CDS encoding SipW-dependent-type signal peptide-containing protein produces MVAKTSSNKATKVRALLAGGLVLGVGAAFTLAAWTDNEWVFGNSGGDNGPGTLTYHMEQNTFSNTNGTGADAWSDKPNIPTVPSSATDGALTFGAISAALKPGDTAYAPMQLRAAAGSEALTATLAEAVKLGGTAPAADTTTNSLALYNALTYRAVQGVTPANCAAGTLTGGTDIVGSAAAGVPLTTVSATPITLPKGADAATAGSAVNICFAITLPSAVTDVTLQGKQTVPLWRFTSIVSS; encoded by the coding sequence ATGGTCGCTAAGACGTCATCCAACAAGGCAACGAAAGTTCGGGCGCTCCTCGCCGGCGGGCTTGTCCTGGGCGTGGGAGCTGCGTTCACCTTGGCTGCATGGACAGACAACGAGTGGGTCTTCGGCAATTCCGGTGGGGACAACGGACCGGGCACGCTGACCTACCACATGGAGCAAAACACTTTCAGCAACACCAACGGTACGGGCGCCGATGCGTGGAGCGACAAGCCGAACATCCCCACCGTGCCGAGCTCGGCAACCGACGGGGCACTGACGTTCGGAGCCATCTCGGCCGCCCTCAAGCCCGGTGATACTGCTTACGCGCCCATGCAGCTCCGGGCCGCGGCAGGTTCCGAAGCCCTGACGGCCACTTTGGCGGAGGCAGTCAAGCTCGGCGGAACCGCGCCGGCAGCCGACACCACCACCAATTCCCTGGCCCTCTACAACGCCCTGACCTACCGTGCGGTCCAGGGCGTCACACCGGCCAACTGCGCTGCAGGTACGCTGACCGGCGGCACCGACATCGTAGGTTCGGCAGCTGCCGGCGTCCCGCTGACGACAGTTTCCGCAACCCCCATCACACTGCCGAAGGGTGCCGACGCAGCAACGGCCGGCTCCGCGGTGAACATTTGCTTCGCCATCACCCTCCCGTCCGCCGTGACGGACGTGACCCTGCAGGGAAAGCAGACGGTTCCGCTGTGGAGGTTCACCAGCATCGTCAGCTCGTAA
- a CDS encoding SMP-30/gluconolactonase/LRE family protein: MDELITGTLEKLFEGTVWAEGPVWIPESQTVRWSDIPNNRILEFNPATGATREYATAVEYTNGRTLDHDGDVVQCSHGRRRVERDDDGDVTPIVDSFGEYRLNSPNDVVVAADGTVWFTDPPYGILPGTVEGHEGEQEYGGCYVFRFDPATEELKPVVTDLVHPNGLAFSPDESLLYVSDTAGAAHGVPFRIAAYPVEEGACGAGTTFVELEEDRASDGFRVDVEGRIWTSAGASVRVYAPDGSLLAAVELPERVSNLCFGGPDGHDLYITATTSLYRLRTGTRDTVWTR; this comes from the coding sequence ATGGATGAACTGATCACCGGCACTCTGGAAAAGCTCTTTGAAGGCACTGTGTGGGCCGAAGGGCCGGTCTGGATTCCGGAATCTCAGACGGTTCGTTGGAGCGACATCCCCAACAACCGCATCCTGGAGTTCAACCCCGCCACGGGCGCCACGCGCGAGTACGCCACCGCCGTCGAATACACCAACGGCCGGACGCTCGACCACGACGGGGACGTAGTGCAATGCAGCCACGGCCGAAGGCGCGTGGAGCGGGACGACGACGGCGATGTGACGCCGATCGTCGACTCGTTCGGTGAGTACCGGCTCAATTCGCCCAACGACGTCGTGGTCGCCGCAGATGGAACGGTCTGGTTCACTGATCCGCCCTATGGAATACTGCCGGGCACGGTTGAAGGTCATGAAGGCGAACAGGAGTACGGTGGCTGCTACGTGTTCCGCTTCGACCCCGCGACGGAGGAACTAAAGCCGGTGGTCACGGACCTGGTCCATCCCAACGGCCTGGCTTTCTCGCCGGACGAGTCACTGCTGTATGTTTCGGACACGGCGGGGGCCGCGCATGGCGTCCCGTTCCGCATCGCAGCCTACCCCGTGGAAGAGGGGGCGTGTGGGGCCGGAACCACGTTCGTAGAGCTGGAGGAGGACCGGGCTTCTGACGGTTTCCGCGTTGACGTCGAGGGCCGGATATGGACATCGGCGGGGGCGTCTGTCCGTGTTTACGCGCCGGACGGCAGTCTGCTGGCCGCCGTCGAACTTCCTGAAAGGGTTTCCAACTTGTGTTTTGGTGGTCCCGACGGGCACGACCTTTACATCACGGCCACCACGTCTCTGTACCGTCTTCGCACCGGGACGCGCGACACTGTGTGGACGCGCTGA
- a CDS encoding adenylosuccinate synthase: MPAIVIVGAQWGDEGKGKATDLLGGRVDYVVKPNGGNNAGHTVVVGGEKYELKLLPAGILSPNAIPIIGNGCVVNLEALFQEIDGLEARGADTSRLRVSANAHLVAPYHQVLDKVTERFLGSRAIGTTGRGIGPAYMDKVARLGIRVQDVFDESILRQKVEGSLRQKNELLVKVYNRRDIVVDEIVDYFLSFAERLRPLVIDSTLELNNALDEGKVVLMEGGQATFLDVDHGTYPFVTSSNPTAGGASVGSGIGPTRISRSIGIIKAYTTRVGAGPFPTELFDEMGVYLQKTGGEFGVNTGRPRRCGWYDAVLARHASRVNGFTDYFVTKLDVLTGIEQIPVCVAYDVDGVRHDEMPMTQTEFHHAVPIFEYFDGWTEDITGARTLEDLPENARNYVLALEKLSGTRFSAIGVGPDRDQTIVVHDLIND, from the coding sequence ATGCCCGCTATCGTGATCGTCGGAGCCCAGTGGGGCGACGAAGGCAAAGGCAAAGCAACCGATCTGCTCGGTGGCCGCGTTGACTACGTGGTCAAGCCCAACGGCGGTAACAACGCCGGGCACACCGTGGTTGTTGGCGGTGAGAAGTACGAGCTGAAGCTCCTTCCCGCGGGCATCCTGAGCCCCAACGCAATTCCCATTATTGGCAACGGCTGCGTGGTGAACCTGGAGGCTCTCTTCCAGGAAATCGACGGCCTTGAAGCCCGCGGCGCTGACACCTCGCGCCTGCGCGTTTCAGCCAATGCCCACCTTGTTGCGCCGTACCACCAGGTGCTGGACAAGGTCACCGAGCGCTTCCTTGGCAGCCGCGCCATCGGCACCACGGGCCGCGGCATCGGTCCGGCTTACATGGACAAGGTGGCCCGCCTGGGCATCCGCGTCCAGGATGTCTTCGACGAGTCCATCCTCCGCCAGAAGGTGGAAGGTTCCCTGCGCCAGAAGAACGAACTGCTGGTCAAGGTCTACAACCGCCGCGACATCGTGGTGGATGAGATCGTGGACTACTTCCTGTCCTTCGCCGAGCGGCTCCGCCCGTTGGTCATCGACAGCACCCTAGAGCTGAACAACGCCCTGGATGAGGGCAAGGTTGTGCTCATGGAAGGCGGACAGGCAACGTTCCTGGACGTGGACCACGGCACGTACCCATTCGTCACTTCCTCCAACCCCACGGCAGGCGGCGCATCCGTTGGTTCGGGCATTGGCCCCACCCGCATCTCCCGCTCCATCGGCATCATCAAGGCCTACACCACCCGCGTTGGCGCCGGCCCGTTCCCCACGGAACTGTTCGATGAGATGGGCGTCTACCTGCAGAAGACCGGCGGCGAGTTCGGTGTCAACACAGGCCGTCCCCGCCGTTGCGGTTGGTACGACGCCGTCCTGGCCCGCCACGCTTCCCGCGTCAACGGTTTCACGGACTACTTCGTCACCAAGCTGGACGTCCTGACGGGCATCGAGCAGATCCCGGTTTGCGTTGCCTATGACGTCGACGGTGTCCGCCATGATGAAATGCCCATGACGCAGACCGAGTTCCACCACGCAGTGCCGATCTTCGAGTACTTCGACGGCTGGACCGAGGACATCACCGGTGCCCGCACCCTGGAAGACCTCCCCGAGAACGCCCGCAACTACGTGCTGGCCCTCGAGAAGCTCTCCGGCACGCGCTTCTCGGCCATCGGCGTCGGCCCGGACCGCGACCAGACCATCGTGGTCCACGACTTGATCAACGACTGA
- a CDS encoding signal peptidase I, producing the protein MPPSAPALGGAGFWAVLSRILKVSREIALTLLALLGLVCILALVLGFVYKASFVVFRTGSMEPMYPVGALSLTVQVPAAELVPGDVVSVKRSESGVLVTHRVVSVEPDGSGASLRLKGDANSSEDPLPYQVDTARKVLATVPAVGSWVMAMRGPGFIGAATMAVAALVVWAYWPKRVPRHKGVVSTGR; encoded by the coding sequence TTGCCCCCTTCGGCCCCTGCCCTAGGCGGGGCGGGCTTCTGGGCCGTCTTGTCCCGCATCCTCAAGGTCTCCCGTGAAATTGCCTTGACTCTGCTGGCCTTGCTCGGGCTGGTGTGCATTCTGGCGCTGGTCCTTGGTTTCGTCTACAAGGCGTCGTTCGTGGTCTTCCGGACCGGATCCATGGAGCCCATGTACCCGGTCGGGGCGCTGTCCCTTACCGTGCAGGTCCCCGCTGCGGAACTGGTCCCGGGTGATGTCGTCTCCGTGAAACGCTCGGAATCCGGCGTCCTGGTCACCCACCGCGTGGTGTCCGTGGAGCCTGACGGCTCTGGTGCTTCCTTACGGCTCAAGGGCGACGCGAACAGCTCGGAAGATCCGCTGCCGTACCAGGTGGACACCGCCCGGAAGGTACTGGCAACGGTACCCGCAGTGGGTTCCTGGGTGATGGCCATGCGGGGGCCTGGTTTCATCGGCGCTGCCACCATGGCGGTCGCCGCGCTTGTGGTGTGGGCGTACTGGCCCAAGCGGGTACCCCGTCACAAAGGTGTGGTGTCAACAGGGAGGTGA
- a CDS encoding DUF6480 family protein — protein sequence MSGPNPDPYEDKITGLEPGGGVPPGETPPGESSTAGPQGHDEGGPRKGTQVLWLSIIGVFVLLSMLYFIGYIVGFFD from the coding sequence GTGTCAGGACCTAATCCCGACCCGTACGAGGACAAGATCACAGGCTTGGAACCCGGTGGTGGAGTGCCGCCGGGCGAAACCCCGCCCGGCGAGTCGTCGACGGCCGGCCCCCAAGGCCACGATGAGGGTGGCCCGAGGAAGGGCACCCAGGTCCTGTGGCTCTCGATCATAGGCGTCTTTGTCCTGTTGTCGATGCTGTACTTCATCGGGTACATCGTGGGGTTCTTCGACTGA